Proteins encoded within one genomic window of Setaria italica strain Yugu1 chromosome IV, Setaria_italica_v2.0, whole genome shotgun sequence:
- the LOC101767590 gene encoding tetraspanin-2, translating to MAVSNNITACINFLVLLCTVPIAATGVWLASRHGGDGCARLARWPVAALGALLLLVALAGFLGAYRNRRGLLACYLFAMAGLITLLLALIVLAFAVTHGSGAYPVPGRAYDDYRLEGYSPWLRRYVAGDPERWEGIRACVAGSGTCRKLATDRSFIVPEQFYMTHLSPIQSGCCKPPTVCGYAYVGPTAWAGAANPAADADCAAWSNDPALLCYGCASCKAGVLGELRQQWRKANVALLVAAVALVFVYLVGCCAFRNAQTEDMFRRYKWGNNY from the exons ATGGCGGTGAGCAACAACATCACGGCGTGCATCAACTTCCTGGTGCTCCTCTGCACGGTCCCCATCGCCGCGACGGGCGTGTGGCTCGCCTcccgccacggcggcgacggctgcgCGCGCCTCGCCCGCTGGCCCGTCGCGGCGCtcggcgcgctcctcctcctcgtcgccctcgCGGGCTTCCTCGGCGCCTACCGCAACCGCAGGGGCCTCCTCGCCTGCTACCTCTTCGCCATGGCGGGGCTCATCACGCTGCTCCTCGCCCTCATCgtcctcgccttcgccgtcacCCACGGCTCCGGCGCCTACCCGGTCCCCGGCAGGGCGTACGACGACTACCGCCTCGAGGGTTACTCGCCCTGGCTGCGACGGTACGTCGCCGGCGACCCGGAGCGGTGGGAGGGGATCCGGGCATGCGTCGCCGGCTCCGGGACGTGCAGGAAGCTCGCCACGGATAGATCCTTCATCGTGCCCGAGCAGTTCTACATGACCCACCTCTCGCCCATCCAG TCGGGGTGCTGCAAGCCGCCGACGGTGTGCGGGTACGCGTATGTGGGCCCGACGGCGTGGGCGGGCGCGGCGAAcccggcggcggacgcggacTGCGCGGCGTGGAGCAACGACCCGGCCCTGCTCTGCTACGGCTGCGCCTCCTGCAAGGCCGGCGTGCTGGGGGAGCTCCGGCAGCAGTGGCGCAAGGCCAACGTCGCgctgctcgtcgccgccgtcgcgctcgtCTTCGTCTACCTCGTCGGGTGCTGCGCCTTCCGCAACGCCCAGACCGAGGACATGTTCCGACGGTACAAGTGGGGCAACAACTACTGA